From Aquabacter sp. L1I39, the proteins below share one genomic window:
- a CDS encoding extracellular solute-binding protein: MVFDLRISRRSALRLGAGAFAGSLAMPAILRAAPKEIVVGGPAGAAKYFNADVFPIIEKALDVKILYEGTNSLTNLQKMQADKASPKMSVVIMDDPVMLPAAASGLITPIAASTVPNLAKLVPGTIHQDGMWANYQRPWAGIAYSTKRMPAAPKSWATLWEPKYGQKIIVPSLQNTEGFWVLLAAAHLETGKPYKEAQYDIDAAFRKLKSLKPNLLNVYTNAPQAINLLEQGEAWMIGGQFSAYTLIRKADGSPIDLAIPEGGGFSMPSGIAKVAGAPAGTTSDAVINAFLSPEVQTVLATKAFVAPTNSTVPTPAGYPDANSLFAPDWAFIAKERAGWVERWIKEMS, from the coding sequence ATGGTCTTCGATTTGCGCATCTCCCGACGGAGCGCCTTGCGGCTCGGCGCGGGCGCCTTTGCCGGCAGCCTCGCCATGCCGGCCATCCTGCGCGCGGCCCCCAAGGAAATCGTGGTGGGTGGCCCGGCGGGCGCCGCCAAATATTTCAACGCCGACGTCTTCCCCATCATCGAGAAGGCTCTCGACGTCAAGATCCTCTATGAGGGCACCAACTCCCTCACCAATTTGCAGAAGATGCAGGCCGACAAGGCGAGCCCGAAAATGTCCGTGGTGATCATGGACGACCCGGTCATGCTGCCGGCGGCCGCCTCCGGCCTCATCACCCCCATTGCCGCCTCCACCGTGCCGAACCTGGCCAAGCTGGTGCCCGGCACCATCCACCAGGACGGCATGTGGGCCAATTACCAGCGCCCCTGGGCCGGCATCGCCTATTCCACCAAGCGCATGCCCGCCGCCCCCAAGAGCTGGGCGACGCTTTGGGAGCCCAAATACGGGCAGAAGATCATCGTCCCCTCGCTCCAGAACACCGAAGGCTTCTGGGTGCTGCTGGCCGCCGCGCACCTGGAGACCGGCAAGCCCTATAAGGAAGCGCAATACGACATCGACGCCGCCTTCCGCAAATTGAAGAGCCTGAAGCCCAATCTGCTCAACGTCTACACCAACGCCCCCCAGGCCATTAACCTCTTGGAGCAGGGCGAGGCCTGGATGATTGGCGGGCAGTTCTCCGCTTACACCCTCATCCGCAAGGCCGACGGCTCGCCCATTGATCTGGCCATTCCCGAGGGCGGCGGCTTCTCCATGCCGTCCGGCATCGCCAAGGTGGCGGGTGCCCCGGCGGGTACCACCTCCGACGCGGTCATCAATGCCTTCCTCTCCCCCGAAGTGCAGACGGTGCTGGCCACCAAGGCGTTCGTCGCGCCCACCAATTCCACGGTGCCCACCCCGGCCGGCTATCCCGACGCCAATTCCCTGTTCGCCCCCGACTGGGCCTTCATCGCCAAGGAGCGCGCCGGCTGGGTGGAGCGCTGGATCAAGGAGATGTCATGA
- a CDS encoding ABC transporter ATP-binding protein: protein MSESAPHLVVRHASKRYGSTTVLDRVDLSIARGELVTLLGPSGCGKTTLLRLVAGLATPDEGSIEIAGRDVTNVPPHKRNVGVVFQSYALFPHLSVAGNVAFGLKVRRQPRAEVEAKVMRALAMVHLDHLAARPISALSGGQQQRVALARAIAVEPDVLLFDEALSALDRKLREEMQGEMRRILRDIGATAIFVTHDQDEALTMSDRIAVMHAGRIDQLAEPRTIYARPATLFTLNFVGLSSRIIGTVAQAADGRMEVDTPLGRMKATGRFLPGSPVVVATRPEHMRPATGSDDNIAAGRVHSVVFQGSRSLVEVETPAGPLFAEFSGQDAAGLVPGALIQLGWPASETLAFPAEAA from the coding sequence ATGAGCGAGAGCGCCCCTCATCTGGTGGTCCGCCACGCCTCGAAGCGCTACGGCTCGACCACGGTGCTCGACCGCGTGGACCTGTCCATCGCGCGGGGCGAGCTTGTGACGCTGCTCGGTCCCTCCGGCTGCGGCAAGACCACCTTGCTGCGGCTGGTGGCGGGCCTGGCCACCCCCGACGAGGGCAGCATCGAGATTGCCGGCCGGGACGTGACCAACGTCCCGCCGCACAAGCGCAATGTGGGCGTGGTGTTCCAGTCCTATGCCCTGTTCCCCCACCTCTCGGTGGCCGGCAACGTGGCCTTCGGCCTGAAGGTGCGCCGCCAGCCCCGCGCTGAGGTGGAGGCCAAGGTGATGCGGGCGCTCGCCATGGTCCATCTGGACCATCTGGCCGCCCGGCCCATCTCGGCCCTCTCGGGGGGCCAGCAACAGCGCGTGGCGCTCGCCCGCGCCATCGCGGTGGAGCCGGACGTGCTCCTGTTCGACGAGGCGCTCTCGGCCCTCGACCGCAAGCTGCGCGAGGAAATGCAAGGCGAGATGCGGCGCATCCTGCGCGACATCGGCGCCACCGCCATCTTCGTCACCCATGACCAGGACGAGGCGCTCACCATGTCCGACCGCATCGCGGTCATGCATGCCGGCCGCATCGATCAATTGGCCGAGCCGCGCACCATCTATGCCCGCCCGGCTACCTTGTTCACGCTGAACTTCGTCGGCCTGTCCTCGCGCATCATCGGCACGGTCGCCCAGGCGGCGGACGGGCGGATGGAGGTGGACACCCCGCTCGGCCGCATGAAGGCCACCGGCCGCTTCCTGCCCGGTTCGCCGGTGGTGGTGGCCACCCGCCCCGAACATATGCGCCCCGCCACCGGGAGCGACGACAACATTGCCGCCGGCCGCGTGCACTCGGTGGTGTTCCAGGGCTCGCGCAGCCTCGTAGAAGTGGAGACGCCGGCCGGCCCCCTCTTTGCCGAATTTTCCGGCCAGGACGCGGCGGGCCTTGTCCCCGGCGCCCTCATCCAGTTGGGCTGGCCCGCGAGCGAAACGCTCGCCTTTCCTGCGGAGGCCGCATGA
- a CDS encoding ABC transporter permease, whose translation MSDRALPAPATPAMKPAPDRERRLALLIAAPAVLVLVGLFALPLVKLLAASLTDATGLTLTHYAKLLGTSYYLGVIWNSLRLALVTTLIALAIGYPAAFAIARARGWVRSALLASLFLPLAASVIVKAFAWTILLRSDGLVNTVLVGIGIIDEPIRMIFTETALFVGSVNIFLPFMILPIYTVVAQFDGRLTEAAATLGAGPLEAFVKVVVPLTLPGVIAGVALVFSLSVSAYVVPTLLIGERYPTLSTTIAKAYLLARQPEFGAAAGVVLLAIAIAVVALSTRLGRTGGKA comes from the coding sequence ATGAGCGACCGCGCCCTCCCCGCCCCCGCCACCCCGGCGATGAAGCCCGCGCCCGACCGGGAACGGCGCCTTGCTCTGCTCATCGCCGCCCCGGCAGTGCTGGTGCTCGTCGGCCTGTTTGCCTTGCCGCTGGTGAAGCTGCTGGCCGCCAGCCTCACCGACGCGACCGGGCTGACGCTCACCCATTATGCCAAGCTGCTGGGCACCTCTTATTATCTCGGCGTCATCTGGAATTCCCTGCGCCTCGCACTGGTGACGACCCTCATCGCTCTGGCCATCGGCTATCCCGCCGCCTTCGCCATCGCCCGCGCGCGGGGCTGGGTGCGCTCCGCGCTGCTGGCCAGCCTGTTCCTGCCGCTCGCCGCCTCCGTCATCGTGAAGGCCTTCGCCTGGACCATCCTGTTGCGCAGCGACGGGCTGGTGAACACGGTGCTGGTGGGGATCGGCATCATCGACGAGCCGATCCGCATGATCTTCACCGAGACCGCGCTGTTCGTGGGCTCGGTGAACATCTTCCTGCCCTTCATGATCCTGCCCATCTATACGGTGGTGGCGCAATTCGACGGCCGCCTCACGGAGGCCGCAGCCACCCTTGGCGCCGGGCCGCTGGAAGCCTTCGTGAAGGTGGTGGTGCCCCTCACCTTGCCGGGCGTGATCGCGGGGGTTGCCCTGGTCTTCTCGCTCTCGGTCTCGGCTTATGTGGTGCCGACCCTGCTGATCGGCGAGCGCTACCCCACGTTGTCCACCACCATCGCCAAGGCCTATCTCTTGGCCAGGCAACCGGAATTTGGCGCGGCTGCCGGCGTGGTGCTGCTCGCCATCGCCATTGCGGTGGTGGCGCTCAGCACCCGGCTCGGCCGCACGGGAGGCAAGGCATGA
- a CDS encoding ABC transporter permease produces MTGPALTARLGILLAWSAALGAAAFLLAPLVVIAAASFSPTPVFDLPFDGASLRWYARIGRLDGFWPALSLSLQVAAVSTGIALVLGTLAAIAIARGRLPFSGTLGTVLVSPLMMPGLVLGIALLQYFRAIGLDLPLAALLLAHLIITLPYVARTMIAGLSRFDFTLIEAARTLGCTFPGAVVKVMVPALAPAFLTAGLFSFLASFDNYPVSIFLTDVRTKTLPIKMLQYIEEAPDPTLAALSTLILIATVILLIASDRLVGLHRMAGTGQ; encoded by the coding sequence ATGACCGGACCCGCCCTCACGGCCCGCCTCGGCATCCTCCTCGCCTGGAGTGCGGCGCTCGGTGCCGCCGCCTTCCTCCTTGCCCCCCTGGTGGTGATCGCCGCCGCCTCCTTCTCCCCGACACCGGTCTTCGACCTGCCCTTCGATGGCGCCTCGCTGCGCTGGTATGCCCGCATCGGACGCCTGGACGGCTTCTGGCCGGCACTCTCCCTGTCGCTCCAGGTGGCGGCGGTGTCCACCGGCATCGCCTTGGTGCTGGGCACGCTCGCGGCCATCGCCATCGCGCGGGGTCGGCTGCCCTTCTCGGGCACGTTGGGGACGGTGCTGGTCTCGCCGCTGATGATGCCCGGCCTCGTGCTGGGCATCGCGCTGCTGCAATATTTCCGCGCCATCGGCCTCGATCTGCCGCTGGCGGCGCTGCTGCTGGCCCACCTCATCATCACCTTGCCCTATGTGGCGCGGACCATGATTGCGGGCCTCTCGCGCTTCGACTTCACCCTCATCGAGGCCGCCCGCACGCTGGGCTGCACCTTTCCCGGCGCGGTTGTGAAGGTGATGGTGCCGGCGCTCGCCCCCGCCTTCCTCACCGCCGGCCTGTTCTCCTTCCTCGCCTCCTTCGACAACTACCCCGTCTCCATCTTCCTCACCGACGTGCGGACCAAGACCCTGCCCATCAAGATGCTGCAATATATCGAGGAAGCGCCCGACCCGACGCTGGCGGCGCTGTCCACCCTGATCCTCATCGCCACCGTGATCCTGCTGATTGCCTCCGACCGCCTGGTCGGGCTGCACCGCATGGCGGGGACCGGCCAATGA
- a CDS encoding polysaccharide deacetylase family protein codes for MKPAIVPPTPALQPAPARDLLGYAGSPPNPRWPDGAKVAVSFVLNFEEGAEFTLSEGDPRNEGIYEVDHPIDTPDPCIESHFEYGTRAGWWRIMDLFDRYAVKATVSACGRAVERTPELARDAVRRGHEVSAHGWRWESHAGMDEATERARIARTVEAIARATGIRPVGWHTRSATSPNTRRLLVEDGGFLYDSDAYNDDLPYFVPVAGRRHLVMPYAFDTNDMHFQHTQRFRGADFADYVIDAFDWLAKEGEQAPKMMSVGLHLRMIGRPGRMGALEKILGHVTGSGVAYVAPRAAIARHFIATFPETAP; via the coding sequence ATGAAGCCCGCCATCGTGCCCCCGACGCCGGCCCTTCAGCCCGCCCCCGCCCGTGACCTTCTCGGCTATGCCGGCTCCCCGCCGAACCCCAGATGGCCCGATGGGGCCAAGGTGGCGGTGTCGTTCGTGCTGAATTTCGAGGAAGGCGCCGAATTCACCCTGTCCGAGGGCGACCCGCGCAATGAGGGCATCTATGAGGTGGACCACCCCATCGATACTCCCGATCCCTGCATCGAGAGCCATTTCGAATATGGCACCCGCGCCGGCTGGTGGCGCATCATGGACCTGTTCGATCGCTATGCCGTGAAGGCGACGGTCAGCGCCTGCGGCCGGGCAGTGGAGCGCACGCCGGAGCTGGCGCGGGACGCGGTCCGCCGAGGCCATGAGGTCTCCGCCCATGGCTGGCGGTGGGAAAGCCATGCGGGCATGGACGAGGCCACCGAGCGCGCCCGCATCGCCCGCACGGTGGAGGCCATCGCCCGCGCCACCGGCATTCGCCCGGTGGGCTGGCACACCCGCTCGGCCACCTCCCCCAACACGCGGCGCCTCTTGGTGGAGGATGGCGGCTTTCTCTATGACAGCGACGCCTATAATGACGACCTGCCCTATTTCGTGCCGGTGGCGGGGCGGCGGCATCTGGTGATGCCCTATGCCTTCGACACCAACGACATGCATTTCCAGCACACCCAGCGCTTCCGGGGCGCGGACTTTGCCGACTATGTCATCGACGCCTTCGACTGGTTGGCGAAGGAGGGCGAACAGGCGCCCAAGATGATGTCGGTGGGCCTGCATCTGCGCATGATCGGCCGGCCCGGCCGCATGGGCGCGCTGGAGAAGATCCTGGGCCATGTGACGGGCTCTGGGGTGGCCTATGTGGCCCCGCGCGCGGCCATCGCCCGGCACTTCATCGCCACCTTCCCCGAGACGGCGCCGTGA
- a CDS encoding aspartate/glutamate racemase family protein — MTGTALQRLLIVNPNTSQAVTDLLEAAARPLLPSGVKLQAITAPFGAASLESPAETAIAAHAVLTALAEAEPFDAAIIGAFGDPGLEAAQDLFEAPIFGLGRASLQAAASYGRFVLVTVGPHLRPSLERAAHEAGVGDACAGMVFLPVSVLELATDPLAALPAIVAAAADFASQGTQAVLLAGAPFSGLADALAPSVRMPVLDGLTCALRAALAAAPARPEAPVAPLRKAMPGLSPRLAERIRRRLARPA; from the coding sequence GTGACAGGCACGGCACTCCAAAGACTACTCATCGTCAATCCCAACACCTCGCAGGCGGTCACGGACCTCCTGGAGGCGGCTGCCCGCCCTCTGCTGCCTTCGGGCGTGAAGCTGCAGGCCATCACGGCCCCCTTCGGCGCGGCCTCGCTGGAAAGCCCGGCGGAGACCGCCATCGCCGCCCATGCGGTGCTCACCGCCTTGGCGGAGGCGGAGCCGTTCGATGCCGCCATCATCGGCGCCTTCGGCGATCCCGGGCTGGAAGCGGCGCAGGATCTGTTCGAGGCGCCCATCTTCGGCCTCGGCCGCGCCAGCCTTCAGGCGGCGGCTTCCTACGGGCGCTTCGTCCTCGTCACGGTCGGCCCCCATCTGCGCCCGAGCCTGGAACGGGCGGCCCACGAGGCCGGCGTCGGCGACGCCTGCGCCGGCATGGTCTTTCTGCCCGTCTCGGTGCTTGAGTTGGCCACCGATCCCCTGGCGGCCCTGCCTGCCATCGTCGCGGCGGCCGCCGATTTTGCCTCCCAGGGCACGCAGGCGGTGCTGCTGGCGGGCGCGCCCTTTTCGGGGCTTGCCGATGCCCTGGCGCCATCGGTGCGGATGCCCGTGCTGGACGGGCTGACCTGCGCCCTGCGTGCCGCCCTCGCCGCCGCGCCGGCCCGCCCGGAGGCGCCCGTCGCCCCCCTGCGCAAGGCCATGCCCGGCCTTTCCCCGCGGCTCGCCGAGCGGATCCGCCGCCGCCTCGCCCGCCCCGCCTGA
- a CDS encoding response regulator translates to MSELLIVDDEPEFLDELLEAFAFNGVVARSADSAGAALALLEANPDIRVVVSDIRMPDMDGLVMIDTAKQRYPARDLTFVVMTGHAATADLDRARAAGVRHCFPKPLSFEDLQGAIEEALAEK, encoded by the coding sequence ATGAGTGAACTTCTGATCGTCGACGACGAGCCGGAATTTCTCGACGAGTTGCTGGAGGCGTTCGCCTTCAACGGCGTCGTCGCACGCTCCGCCGACAGCGCCGGGGCAGCGCTGGCGCTGCTGGAGGCCAATCCGGACATCCGTGTGGTGGTCAGCGACATCCGTATGCCCGACATGGACGGGCTGGTGATGATCGACACCGCCAAGCAGCGCTATCCCGCGCGCGACCTGACCTTCGTGGTGATGACGGGCCATGCGGCAACCGCCGATCTGGACCGTGCCCGCGCAGCCGGCGTCCGCCATTGCTTCCCCAAGCCCCTGAGCTTCGAGGACCTGCAGGGCGCCATAGAGGAGGCGCTGGCGGAGAAATGA
- a CDS encoding ATP-binding protein, with the protein MTADRPCSRLRAFVTKNGVLSAVLLVLAICLPFTAAAILYGLDKESQVRDTEEIARKTAILLVRSFEQAVEPVDALLRNFAINFDPQWTPTQIYDAIRSFNVPKSIVQVSVVDKNGLFIASNLAAPSPERIDLSDREHIKVHMNGSAGGQLFISKPVLGRVSKQWTIQLTRPLTDDKGAFAGVIVASYNIGDFIDFYKRLRLEDNMLIALVGLDGVVRARTAALTSFGDDISSSPAFKAALHARGARYDEFSLVDGIRRIGYVVRSDRYPVMVEVAFDEGYVDAQTRDFRNAVWGTAGGLSVTLLLLGLLAGRYLTLSQRLRTQEVQTLAREWEAHMLEAISRVPGISVLHVSGTRAARIGGESSDGLADLVGHYVQGETFQSGARGLKTPRVRTVHLSDGEMKREVQLVTAPLAALEQGTAGNGKDLVVFAVDQTSKRMEENKLYQMSKLASLGEVATGLAHEINQPLGVIRLAATNALNGLKRGMPPDHMESKLNRIIQQTVRMSRIIDHMRIFGRKSSESFEPSDPVDAIDGALQVVGAQLRLDNIAVTVAAAPGQTQVLCRQDQLEQVLINLLQNARDAIHERRKRTGAGFHGCIEVNLQLEDIATLLPPTVRIDVSDNAGGVPEDILDKVFQPFFTTKPPGKGTGLGLSVSFGIARDHGGTLSVANGKEGAIFTLRLPGLRLQRSDERVPADGPGHSEPAGSAS; encoded by the coding sequence ATGACCGCTGACCGTCCTTGCAGCCGCCTGCGCGCCTTCGTCACCAAGAATGGCGTCCTGTCAGCCGTCCTGCTGGTGCTGGCCATCTGCCTGCCCTTCACGGCGGCAGCCATCCTGTATGGTCTCGACAAGGAATCCCAGGTCCGGGACACCGAGGAGATCGCCCGCAAGACCGCCATTTTGCTGGTGCGCAGCTTTGAGCAGGCGGTGGAGCCGGTGGACGCGCTGCTGCGCAACTTCGCCATCAATTTCGACCCCCAATGGACCCCCACCCAGATCTACGACGCCATCCGCTCCTTCAACGTGCCCAAGTCCATCGTGCAGGTGAGCGTGGTGGACAAGAACGGCCTGTTCATCGCCAGCAACCTCGCCGCCCCCTCGCCCGAGCGCATCGACCTCTCCGACCGCGAGCACATCAAGGTGCATATGAACGGCTCGGCCGGCGGGCAGCTCTTCATCTCGAAGCCGGTGCTGGGGCGCGTATCCAAGCAATGGACCATCCAGCTCACCCGGCCGCTCACCGATGACAAGGGGGCCTTCGCGGGGGTGATCGTCGCTTCCTACAATATCGGCGACTTCATCGACTTCTATAAGCGGCTTCGGCTTGAGGACAATATGCTCATCGCCCTGGTGGGCCTGGATGGCGTCGTGCGCGCGCGCACCGCCGCCCTCACCAGCTTCGGCGACGACATCTCGTCGAGCCCTGCCTTCAAGGCCGCGCTGCACGCGCGCGGGGCACGCTATGACGAATTCAGCCTCGTCGACGGCATCCGGCGCATCGGCTATGTGGTGCGCTCCGACCGGTATCCGGTGATGGTGGAGGTGGCGTTCGACGAGGGCTATGTGGACGCCCAGACTCGGGACTTCCGCAATGCCGTCTGGGGCACGGCGGGCGGCCTCAGCGTGACGCTGCTGCTGCTCGGCCTGCTGGCGGGCCGCTACCTCACCCTCTCCCAGCGCCTGCGCACCCAGGAAGTGCAGACCCTCGCCCGCGAGTGGGAAGCCCACATGCTGGAGGCCATCAGCCGGGTGCCGGGCATCAGCGTGCTCCACGTCTCCGGCACCCGCGCCGCCCGGATCGGGGGCGAAAGCTCCGACGGGCTTGCGGACCTGGTGGGCCACTATGTGCAGGGCGAGACCTTCCAATCGGGGGCCAGGGGCCTGAAGACCCCGCGCGTGCGCACCGTCCACCTCTCGGACGGCGAGATGAAGCGGGAGGTGCAATTGGTGACCGCGCCCCTCGCCGCGCTGGAGCAGGGAACGGCGGGCAACGGCAAGGACCTCGTGGTGTTCGCCGTGGACCAGACCTCCAAGCGCATGGAGGAGAACAAGCTCTACCAGATGTCGAAGCTCGCCTCGCTGGGCGAGGTGGCCACCGGGCTCGCCCACGAGATCAACCAGCCGCTCGGCGTCATCCGTCTTGCCGCCACCAATGCGCTCAACGGGCTCAAGCGCGGCATGCCGCCCGATCACATGGAATCCAAGCTCAACCGCATCATCCAGCAGACCGTGCGCATGAGCCGGATCATCGACCATATGCGCATTTTCGGCCGCAAGAGCTCGGAGAGCTTCGAGCCGTCCGACCCCGTGGACGCCATCGACGGCGCCCTCCAGGTGGTGGGCGCACAATTGCGGCTCGACAATATCGCCGTCACCGTCGCCGCAGCCCCTGGCCAGACGCAGGTGCTCTGCCGCCAGGACCAGTTGGAGCAGGTGCTCATCAACCTGCTCCAGAACGCGCGCGATGCCATCCATGAGCGCCGCAAGCGCACGGGGGCAGGCTTCCACGGCTGCATAGAGGTCAACCTGCAGCTGGAGGACATCGCCACCCTGCTGCCCCCCACCGTCCGCATCGACGTGTCCGACAATGCCGGCGGCGTGCCGGAGGACATCCTGGACAAGGTGTTCCAGCCCTTCTTCACCACCAAGCCCCCCGGCAAGGGCACGGGCCTCGGCCTGTCGGTGAGCTTCGGCATCGCCCGCGACCATGGCGGCACCCTCTCGGTGGCCAACGGCAAGGAAGGCGCCATCTTCACCCTGCGGCTGCCAGGCCTGCGCCTCCAGCGGTCGGATGAGCGGGTGCCGGCGGATGGGCCCGGCCATTCGGAGCCGGCCGGATCAGCCTCCTGA
- a CDS encoding bifunctional aminoglycoside phosphotransferase/ATP-binding protein, producing MDDHVVEDQSAVFHFLADPASHGLAEPVRRIDTHGAAVFLAGPYAYKVKRAVAFPFMDFSTLARRKAACGREVAINGANAPGLYLDVVPITRGPAGLALGGTGAPVDYAVRMRRFDEGLTLDKVAQAGLSPDLCARLASRVAAAHQRAQVRPDFPSAAHLARIAQQNADDFRADPALFPPAEAAALDAATQDALKRGADLLAARAGAGFVRRCHGDLHLRNIVLLDGVPTLFDAIEFNDDLATCDLLYDFAFLLMDLWERGLHGPANLVLNRYLWAQDADAHYEGLALLPLFLSLRAGIRAKVEAAGLGHLPPDERDAARARSLRQFRAAQAFLAPSPLRLVAVGGLSGTGKSTLAAALAPQLGRAPGAVVLRSDITRKALAGVGETDRLPADAYKPGTSEAVYEVIRRRAGLALAAGQCALLDAVHARPHERAAAAALAQQHCAGFTGLWLEAPVAELEKRVEARRGDASDATADVVRTQSGYETGPMDWHRLDSSGDRAALTARALDLASGDQQLL from the coding sequence ATGGACGATCACGTGGTGGAAGACCAGAGCGCCGTCTTCCACTTCCTGGCGGACCCGGCAAGCCATGGCCTCGCTGAGCCCGTGCGCCGCATCGATACCCACGGGGCGGCCGTGTTCCTGGCCGGACCCTATGCCTATAAGGTGAAGCGGGCGGTGGCCTTTCCCTTCATGGACTTCTCCACTCTGGCGCGCCGCAAGGCCGCTTGCGGTCGGGAGGTGGCGATCAACGGAGCCAATGCGCCGGGTCTTTATCTCGACGTGGTGCCCATCACGCGCGGCCCGGCGGGTCTGGCGCTGGGTGGCACGGGCGCGCCGGTGGACTATGCGGTGCGCATGCGCCGCTTCGACGAGGGGCTGACCCTCGACAAGGTGGCGCAGGCGGGCCTCTCGCCCGACCTGTGTGCTCGCCTCGCATCAAGGGTGGCGGCGGCGCACCAGCGGGCGCAGGTGCGGCCGGACTTCCCCTCCGCCGCGCACCTTGCCCGCATCGCCCAGCAGAATGCCGACGATTTCCGCGCTGACCCGGCCCTCTTCCCGCCGGCTGAGGCCGCAGCCCTGGACGCGGCCACGCAGGACGCGCTCAAGCGGGGCGCGGACCTGCTGGCAGCGCGCGCCGGCGCCGGCTTCGTGCGGCGGTGCCATGGTGACCTCCATCTGCGCAACATCGTGCTGCTCGATGGGGTGCCCACCCTGTTCGACGCCATCGAATTCAATGACGACCTCGCCACCTGCGACCTGCTCTATGACTTCGCCTTCCTGCTGATGGACCTGTGGGAGCGCGGGCTGCACGGGCCGGCCAATCTGGTGCTGAACCGCTATCTATGGGCGCAGGATGCCGATGCCCATTATGAAGGCCTCGCCCTTCTGCCGCTGTTCCTGAGCCTGCGCGCCGGCATCCGCGCCAAGGTGGAGGCGGCCGGGCTCGGCCATCTGCCACCGGACGAGCGGGACGCGGCCCGCGCGCGCAGCCTGCGGCAATTCCGGGCGGCGCAGGCCTTCCTGGCGCCTTCGCCCCTGCGCCTGGTGGCCGTGGGGGGCCTTTCCGGCACCGGCAAGAGCACCCTCGCCGCCGCCCTCGCGCCCCAACTGGGGCGGGCACCGGGGGCGGTGGTCCTGCGCTCCGACATCACCCGCAAGGCGCTGGCGGGGGTGGGCGAGACCGACCGTCTGCCGGCGGATGCCTATAAGCCGGGCACGTCGGAGGCGGTCTATGAGGTGATCCGGCGGCGCGCCGGACTCGCCCTTGCGGCCGGGCAGTGCGCCCTTCTTGATGCGGTGCATGCCCGTCCGCATGAGCGGGCCGCGGCGGCGGCGCTGGCGCAGCAGCACTGCGCCGGCTTTACTGGCCTTTGGCTGGAGGCGCCGGTGGCGGAGCTGGAGAAGCGGGTAGAGGCCCGCCGGGGCGACGCCAGCGACGCCACCGCCGATGTGGTGCGCACCCAATCGGGGTACGAGACCGGCCCGATGGACTGGCACCGGCTCGACAGCAGCGGCGATCGGGCCGCGCTCACCGCACGCGCCCTGGATCTGGCATCAGGCGATCAGCAATTGCTTTGA
- the selD gene encoding selenide, water dikinase SelD — MSDTAVRLTALAHGGGCGCKLAPNVLQELLAGAPMAGPFERLLVGTETGDDAAVWQLEGETCVVATTDFFMPMVDDPDHFGRIAATNAISDIYAMGGTPLMALAILGMPLGKIDTATVRAILQGGAAKCAEAGIPVAGGHSIDSPEPIYGLAVIGTVKTADIRRNADAKAGDALILTKGIGVGVYSAAFKKDALSADAYDEFITSTTLLNKVGAHLAKDPAVHAVTDVTGFGIAGHALEVARGSKLAIRLDWASVPLLSHAEALVRQGFVTGASGRNWASYGHEVHLPAGFDDWQRNLLTDPQTSGGLLVSCAPEEADRLVAQITAAGYPLARRIGTVEAGTPGLTVA, encoded by the coding sequence CTGTCCGACACCGCCGTTCGCCTCACGGCCCTCGCCCATGGCGGGGGCTGCGGCTGCAAGCTTGCCCCCAACGTGCTCCAGGAGCTTTTGGCGGGGGCGCCGATGGCCGGGCCGTTCGAGCGCCTGCTGGTGGGCACCGAGACGGGGGACGATGCCGCCGTCTGGCAGTTGGAGGGGGAGACCTGCGTGGTCGCCACCACCGACTTCTTCATGCCCATGGTGGATGACCCCGATCATTTCGGCCGCATCGCCGCCACCAATGCCATTTCCGACATCTATGCCATGGGCGGAACGCCCCTGATGGCGCTGGCCATTCTCGGCATGCCGCTGGGCAAGATCGACACGGCCACCGTGCGCGCCATCCTCCAGGGCGGGGCGGCCAAGTGCGCGGAAGCCGGCATTCCGGTGGCGGGCGGCCATTCCATCGACAGCCCGGAACCCATTTATGGCCTCGCCGTCATCGGCACGGTGAAGACCGCCGACATCCGCCGCAATGCGGACGCCAAGGCAGGGGATGCGCTCATCCTCACCAAGGGCATCGGCGTGGGCGTCTATTCCGCCGCCTTCAAGAAGGATGCGCTCTCCGCCGACGCCTATGACGAGTTCATCACCTCCACCACCTTGCTCAACAAGGTCGGGGCGCATTTGGCCAAGGACCCGGCCGTCCATGCCGTCACCGACGTGACCGGCTTCGGCATTGCCGGCCATGCGCTGGAAGTGGCGCGGGGCTCCAAGCTCGCCATCCGGCTGGACTGGGCGTCCGTGCCGCTGCTCTCCCATGCGGAGGCGCTGGTGCGCCAAGGCTTCGTCACCGGCGCCTCGGGGCGCAACTGGGCGAGCTATGGGCATGAGGTGCATCTGCCGGCCGGCTTCGACGACTGGCAGCGCAACCTTCTCACCGATCCGCAGACCTCCGGCGGCCTGCTCGTCTCCTGCGCGCCGGAAGAGGCGGACCGCCTGGTGGCGCAGATCACCGCCGCCGGCTATCCGCTGGCCCGGCGCATCGGTACGGTGGAGGCGGGGACGCCGGGGCTGACGGTGGCCTGA